Part of the Micropterus dolomieu isolate WLL.071019.BEF.003 ecotype Adirondacks linkage group LG22, ASM2129224v1, whole genome shotgun sequence genome is shown below.
CAGCAAACAGAAGGGAAGAAGGGAAGCTGAGCTGTAAACCTGTCTCTATGTCTAGTTTTATCTTTAACCACCACGTCCACGACTCCCAGATAAACTTTGGTCGGTCTTTTCTCTCCAAACCATGCCTGAGAGCTCAACAAAGAGACAACCTCcgttttttctattttatttttaaagcacatgtctttaacaacaaaacacaaagacctGTGAGTTGGGACCaccaggttaagaaccactgatTTAAATGATGAAAGTGAGACTAAAGAccagatttattttattctgattaATCTGTGTTTGATGTTCATTTAAACTCAAGTCTGACTCACCAGAAATCCTGTCAGACAGACTAGTATCACTACTCTAGATTAGGTCAGAGTGCCCGCCCCCTGATGAGGCTCCTCCCACTCAGCTCTTACCTTCAGGGTGGATGGCGTTGCTATAGAGATACCCATCCCAGAACCAGGAAGCACTGACAGCACTTTGTACTGCAAGGGATAGAGAAGTTTattcaaattaactttatttgGATGGATCAGCATCAGCAACTGTTTATGGCAcagcatataaaaaaaaaaaaaaaaacggacaCGACAACAAgaggacacacagacactaaacattaataaacaggAACAAGTCATAAGGAATATAAAGCTGCCATTTCTTCCTGCAGCAGAGGGGCCCAGATCCAATGGCCTCCGCTTACGCACTCACAGACTTTACGCACACTTTCCGTAAGTCGGCAACTCTGCAGACTTTGCAATAACATTGTGACAGAAATGATTATTAGGcatccttaaaaaaaaatacataaaaaagcaaaacacagaaTGAGTTGGTAAAATAGGATTTAGCTTTGAATTATATTCCACATTGTTAGCTGTGTTGATATTTATTCAAACCTGGACCTTATTTTTCTATGTTTTTGcttctatgtgactaattgtgACAACACTACACTttgcagcagtgaaacagggctgcagcGTCATCCTTGCTGGTAGTAATTTTTACCTTGCAGAACAcgggagttgctggtctaccaCTGCCTCGgtcagttagtttgtttgtgtaataGTGTGTGACCTTGTTATTTTGTAACAAAAACTAACTGATCAAGGAGGTGGTAGATCATAAAGGTAAAATTAAAAgtagtctggtggctttgatggGAGCGATATAGTGACTCTTTctagttaaacaaaaaggatctccCTCGATCTCtgcagggatcctttccataacaTTGTCAGACACGTCCTCTGGGCTTAGAGGAGGACACAGAACCAGAGACTCTGCATACCTTCTGGAGGATTGTGATGTCCTTGAGTTTAATGACTTTGTTCCTCTTGGAGGATCCAGACCTGGAGCTGGAGCTCTCGAAACACAGATGACTGAGGAGACAAAGGAGATTCAGTCAACAATCCTTTACACAGACAGAGTCATAGACTGGACAGGAAATTAACTAACTACTGTTTCTATTGTTAAACAACCTGCATACATAATCACACTTTGGAGGCCCTGATTGGTCAACCAGCATCCTTCATTAGCCAATAATATCTCTCCTTCAGAAGTTGATTTAGCTGTTTGACCTGTTGGACTTAATAAGCAACATAATGTAAGCTGTGCGACCGGTTCCGGGAAGGACAAATCCAGCGACATCAGCAGCCATCCAAATGAACACTGTTGTAGAGATGAACTTCTTAACCTACTCAATCAGAGGTGAGTAATTACATGCTCAACAGtaaatgtgacacacacaaaaaggtgtggttacattttttaaatgttttaagtgcgaaaaaaaacccatcaaaCTATTTCATTGCCGTGCAAGCATTTCACGGTGGCTGTAAGATAGTGATAGATAGATGGCGTCATccaacaaatgtgtttttgcgtTATAGCTGGAAGAATATGTAGCTATATCGTGTGTACAATCCTGCAGCAAAGAGTCAATGCTGCAGCAAGCTACTGTACCACTTTTTCATCAGATTAACTGACCCTGACATGCAACGTAAACACAATCATGAAAATTAACAGACTGCTAGTTTGAAAACACGACGTGTGTTAGACCGTTGACCATCATAatcgagtcacatgacattcAGTACGGCTGATGTTTCATGGCAAAGTTCTCAATCTATCTCTCTAAATTGAGTATGAGAAGTTGGCTACCGCCTCTTTTTGTGAccgtttattcgctccaaacatCAAAcgcatttaaataaattaacgCTTGTATCCCAGTCAGATCGTCATCATCTGTTGTGCAGAGCAGTCTGTACAATAAACtgagctgacaggaagtgaatGGCTTACTTCTCAGTGACGTAGAGGACTCCATTGCGGATGTAGTCTGTCGGGGTCTTCCTGTCTCTGTTGATGAGGCAGCAGCGCCAGCCGTTCTCACACACTgagacaacacacaaaaaaacctgCTCAGAGAACAGTTTACGTCACCTGCTGCAGGTAAGGTCGTGTCCTTTTTCTGGAAATTTGGGGGTTTTAGCAGCCTGAGTTGAGTTTACATTACACGTGGTGGTTATTTGACTGATTCTGTTCAGTTTTTAGACTCagtgtatttaattaaaaacttaaaaagggCCATAACTAAtaattaactttaaaaaaaagatctgtATTTCCCATCACACATCAATTCCTGACACTGTGAAGACTTTGACTAACCTTTATGTTTGGAGATAAAAAGGTATAATTCATAACATTTAGCTGAATAAATACTGCGTTGGGGGACTTCATTTGACTAAAGACCTCAATATTCCTAAATCTGACTGCAAACTGGAGGATGAGGTTCAACATATAGGATCCAGCTAAGGATCAATGACAGGTTAAAtcagctgaaacaaacaggaaatCCACAAAGTCTCTCATTCTGAATCTGATGCAATAACATTTTACACTATTGACCCCCCACCTGCCAGAGGACGCTCACTCTCCGGCAAGTTAAAGACTTCGTGAAAAGCTCCTCTCTTGGTGCTGTAGTATCGTCCTCCGTCCTCGTCCCGGCCGACActcagaggagctgcagcgctGGAGCTGACTCGACCCCCCGCAGCAGGAACCTAAACAGGGCGGCGGGGGCAGACACTGGATAAGCGAATCAGCAGCAGACAAGGTATTGCAGTGACGGCCACAGTgcgaaaaaacaacaaaaccctGGTGATGCGTCAATGTGTAAACTCTTGCAAAAAGCTGGATAATCTTATGCATGTTCGAGTGAAATCAGCATGATTAACTAATAAAGTGTGGCTGGATACCTTCAGTGTGTTGATGTGGTTTGATGACAAAATTAttctaatttgaaaaaaaaaaaaaaaaaacaaccgtCTACTTTTAAATCCACAAATTTGAAGAAGATCcaacatgaaattaaaaaaaaacaaacacataatctCACGTAAGGTCTGGGTAAGAAAACCCAAACATTTTGAGTAAGACCCAATTCAGGTAAAAACATTTGCGTACAAACCTGAAGGTTCGGGTACAAGCACCCAAGTTTGGGTAAAATGGAAAATTCAAGTAACATATGAACAAAGTTTAACCTGAAGGGGGCGCTAGAGGAAAGGTTGTTGGGTCATTAAAATCTAGAGGATTCACCCTCTGAAGAGCAGGAAGGAAATCGGGACGTTTACTGACAGTATTGGGACAAATTACGGAATCAGAATAATCTCTAACTACACTACACACTACTGACCTCActactgaacacacacaccagaatcCTACCTGTTCACACTCAGACagctgagagagaaagacaacaacagAGAACTGAAACCAGACCAGAGACCACCTACTGGGACCAGTAAGAAGCAGCAACATACTGTTCCAGTTTGTGCTGTTGCTGCTTTTGTGATCCAGAAACCATGATGTATCTGAGCCGATGTGTCCTCTGCGGGTCTCAGAGGAGTCTGAGGTTCATATGAaactttaaacatttcacattttgttctatgaaacagtttgaagTTTCTATTCAAGTTTAAATAATTAGATTAATTGAGGAGATTATcttcaaacacaaaatgtctACTGGATACTAGATTATCAAAAACCCAGTGCAGAACTTCCATTGGAAATCTGCTGCATTAACCCTGAGTGGAGTTGAACTCTTAGTCGGTCTAGAAAAAGACGTCGTCTCTGGACTTGTTGGGTGTAAAATAATCAGATCTTTGGTATTTTATGTTTCAGATTTGTGCCTGAAGCTTTGAGGCCAAAGCAGATTAAATTTAATCAGTATTTGAGTCACATGTTGTgtaaaactatttaaatttaCACATTAATAGTTTAGGGTGGGAAATTAACTCCATATTAAACTCAATAAAAGGTGACAAACACTTAAAGTAGAACTACACTGATTTTAAGTATGATCAAGGTCAGTTTATTGGAAAAAGTTCCATGAAACCGTTCGTGGCTTAAAAGGGAGCGGAGTGAAGTCTGATAAAAAGTGGGTTAGTTGCTACATTAGCTGCTATCACACACATGAATCTGTAATTGAACTGTCGAAGGCCGAGTTGCATAGTGGAATAAGAAAATGTTCATTCTGACAATGTTTTAGGAGTACAACACTACTGTGGTGCAGTGCTCTTCAATACATATGGAATACGGATTCACTTTGGTCAAATTAAATTTCAATTCAATCAACTTTAAATTACAAACTATTTTAATTTAGTTCACATAATCTTGCTGTCCTGACAAGGAAACAGCACTGAAGGATCTGTGTTCTCGTGTCACTCGAGGATGAAGCAAGCGGCACACGGTACGTGTGGATATCTGAGAGTGTGGGGACTGACCCGTCTGCTCAGCGTGGCGTTGTTGCGCTCCTTCAGCTGCAGGTCGGTAGGTAAATTGGTCCAGACGATGTAGGGCGTGTCGTAGCGCTGCCTCAGCTTGGGACAACTCTTATAGATGAAGTCGATGATGAAGAACTTTATACCTGCGTACACacctgaggaagaggaggaagactcTAATCAGAGGCATTCGGCAGTAACTGGACTCTTCAGGGTGTCATTGAATCACAGTCTGAGAGAATATTGGACAAACAGCACTTTAATAGGACGatcatgttgctctgtgtctgctggatgtagGAGTTAGCAGCTGTTTGCTATAATTTTGTTTCTGCTCCCAAAGATCACTTACTGAAGCCTTATTCTGGCAAACTGCTGCAATTGGATTTTCATAGAAATGGACTGAAGCCAATGGCTTCAGGGAAAAGGGAGAAAATCAAATCTAAAACAGATGGATGATTAAGAAAATTATCCAGAATTTGTAGAGTAATAAAACCTGCAAAACACAGAATGATCCTTTGAAGTTTCTGTAGACAAACAAATATTTCGGCACTATACAAACACTGTTATAtctaaaataaaagtgcatgtTTTCTTTACAGGTGATagtttttctgctgctgttgattTAAAGATACTTATGGATAAACTTCAGAGGTGGTTTGATGTAAATAATttgagtaaaacaaaatgtatgttttaggGAATTGAAAAAAGGATAATGAAGTCGCAATATCTACAGATGGAGTTAATATTTGAAGAGGTtctgaaatcagatttttggGTGTTATTAGATCAGAGGTTTTCAAATTGCGAAGCTCTCAGCTGATTCAAAACtcaaatctgaacacacagacacgatACACATAAGATTAGATTCAGTGTGACTTACACTTTCCGAGGGTTATTGACTATCATTATCGTTGATGTACAAACGCCCATAAATCGGCTTATAAATCATAGGAAAAAAAGACGCATCAGAGCTTCCCTGAGattcatcatgtttttaagtGTTCTCCAGTATTATCCAGTAAGTAATCCTGTTGTAGTCGTTTGTATATCAATGGGTTAACTGTAAACAAGATCTGCTAATAACTAATTCTGCATACCTTTAATGTTAAACAAATTAGCCAGAATGTGTACTGTACCAATACTGTGTGAAGTTGAGGGGCAACACATACACAACTAATATAAAAGCAATATGTACACTGGAGAACAAagcaataaaaaatttaaataagtgGATTCAAGAGAAGATTTACATGCgatacaaaattaaaaatgttgttagttttcttttaaagactaaaaaagatcaaaagaagaagaagatgatgatgatttcaCTGTAAAACTCAGTATGTAATGTTAAAGCAAACGTGTATTTTGTGGAGTCAAACTGCGGAACTCAAGGAATTAAAATgctgttaaattattattcaatTTACGATTCAATGTGTAGAAATCTAGTATTTTTCTGTTGGAGGTGTTCAATGCAAACAGTGTGTAGGTGTTATACTATACGGGATGTACCTATCATGAATCCCAGCAGTTTGTACGGCAGCAGGCAGGAGGAGATGAAGGCCACCAACAGACCAACGTACAGCTTCTGAGTCAACTCTGGCTGAACCCACATGAAAAGactgcgcgcgcgcacacacacacacacacacacacacacacacacacacacacagtattacagtttttttttcaattgctaacaacCGTTTACCTAAACTTAAGATACTTTCTCGAAACTCTTAACAGCACCACACAATTAGCCAAATAGTACATTTCTgctcaaaaccacattttgCAACACCAACTCTACatttcaaaattcaaaataacGGTCTCTGCAAACCCgactcaaaatcaaatcattagCACGTTTTCTTTCCAAGAGGACCAGATCAATCAATCATTGCACAATGACTTTCTAAATACAAACAGTTGATGGCATTAAAATCTGCATTACTCACGTTTCAGCTCTACCTGCATACAGaattcagtttccttttacTGTAAACCACCCTACATTTTGGGCTTTAGGGgtcaaatgtgtgcattttttattttttttgcaagaAGCTCaagaaaactcatctcttcctagaacactttctcttacaACTTcactaacccctaacctctgcacttcctgtgctcttcttctatctccttacaattctcttgtattgattgcactatccgttaactcttacttcttcccctaggtgtgagagacccgggttcaatcccccagtgtgacacatctaccaatgtgtccctgagtaagacacttaacccctagttgctccagaggcgtgcgatcTTTGACATAATTAGCatttgtaagtcgctttggataaaagcgtcaggtaatgaataaatgtaatgtgtttacCGTATTGATTCTGGCCGtgctaatagctcttactagtgtATTGATGCTCCAGAAAGTCCCCTTTTTACtgcattgtgtatgtaattGAAAGACCTTCAACACCTGTCTATGTCTCTGGTTGAGATTGGAATTAGCTTTGTTTGATCTATTTTACCCAAATTACTATAAATGAGCTATTTCTCAGTGTTTCAATGATATGTTTATTCAGAAATGCTTGTCAGCTTGTCAGTATAGATTTTGAGTCTCTACTGTAGCAGACGTAGATGCTTTATACATAATTTAAGGTTTTGAAAATAGTCAttcatttctgacatgttgcaagcatttgtaaataacatACTCGGTAAACTTGTAAGTAAAGAAAAACTTAGCATTTCAGAAATGGGTTGAATGACTGCATATTTTGGAACAACATGAATTGTGTTAATGGTATGGTATGGATGTTGGGTtaattgtgtttagagttttgaaaatgcgACTACAGATTGGACAAAATGATGTTAGCCCGGAACCATCGGCTCTCTCTGACCTGGAACAAACTGTGTGCAGACATAACTCACTTCTTTATTTTCTCCAGGATGTTGGCCATCCTCCCAAACAGATTCTGTGAGGACAAAAGAAAAACGGTCATCGTGAAATCTGTCGGCAGGTGTTCAGGGTCGTGATGTGGAGGCTATAACCTTTCTGCAACGTCTCACCTGAGCTTTCTGAGCGACGTCCAGAACCAGCTGGAACTTCTCCGATACCGTCAGGTCTTCTTTAGGAGGATCCTGGATGGGAAACAGAGGAGGACAGTAATGTCgtaaacactgacacacacgtCGATCACCTGGCGTCACCTGCGCAGCATTTTAGCACATAATTTAACAGTTCGTGTTATGATGTCACTCTCAGATCAGCTGTCCAAGTAGGATGTCAGGTCACTTTTATGTGGATCTTTTACATATTAAAAAAGGCAGACACACGTGTTAAAAACACTGGATACAGTAAAGTGTCTGCAGGTGTGAAGAGAGATTTCTCACCACAGGCTCTGAGACTTCAGGTACGATGCTCCATTGGATCCTCCAGCCTCTGAGagcagtgcatcatgggaacaTACAAGTACATATGAGAGATTTTCCTGCTCACTACATATTTAAATTCGAACTGATCAGAATCATCAAGTGGTTTTAAAACACTGTGaaggctttgtgtgtgtgtgtgtgagtgaatgtaaaaagtaatttgtgtgtctgtactgGAATAAATCACTTACGGCTGAAACAAGAAACTTTTCAAGTCCTTTTTTAATGACTTAAGTACACATCACTCCATATAACCCCTTAAACCATAAATATTCCTTAAAACTGaaatttatttatctttttcttgTAATTACTGTTAGTAATTTACTATAATCGACCTTTTTGACAACAGACATTTTTGCATTACACAAGATTAAATTAtgaatatttatataaagtgtATTTTCACTTATATTCTTCCTATTATTTACTTCTGCTAAACCGGCTAAGCCTGGCCTAACACACagcaaaataaatctgtttacgGTTTCATACTGCATTCTACTATGAAACGCAGTACGTAGGATGTATTAGGCGGAGTCTATGTATGGAGCTAACAGCAGGGTGACAACTGTCATCGCATGTGCACCTGCTGTCTAGAAGATGGATGCCACAGCTAGAaagatatgaaaaaaaaaaacccactaaCTTCATTATTATACCAAAAAATCTGTACTGAGCATGGACCTGCCATTAGACAGGTTACGGATTCTGGCTCTGTGATTTGCTGACAGAGAGTGGGCGTGACTTGCACTGACCTGGCGATGAGATAATTCAAGGAGAGGCGGAGGATGGCGAGGAACAGGAACATGGGGATGACCCAGCCACGCCACGCTGCATACATGTAGACCTgtagagaacacacacacacacacacacacacacacacacacacaccaagatgGAGACACATTGATACGAGAAGAAAATGCTTGACTTCACTTCATGTCACAAGGGTGACTAAACCAAAATATCCATTGTGTCATTATTTa
Proteins encoded:
- the LOC123961607 gene encoding GRAM domain-containing protein 4-like, translating into MRRHLDKIRFRGQRRDELDLAESPYTSDTECTEEVVIKPRVSVREAEEPREAEGDQQSYAQASSGSFSAALQDEPRTDLNEVKGHLEIALLEKHFLQEELRKLKEESNVDSLKQELERERSRCNELEQKINEILRASLEDSPSQTPKATPPPPPPPPPPPAHAGSGTDKQKDTPSNSFLKWLYERFAVYMEDFRFQPEEQTVETEEPLSAKRLTENMRRLKRGFKPLTNFKRNLSALSSWYSVYTSAIAFIVYMYAAWRGWVIPMFLFLAILRLSLNYLIARGWRIQWSIVPEVSEPVDPPKEDLTVSEKFQLVLDVAQKAQNLFGRMANILEKIKNLFMWVQPELTQKLYVGLLVAFISSCLLPYKLLGFMIGVYAGIKFFIIDFIYKSCPKLRQRYDTPYIVWTNLPTDLQLKERNNATLSRRVPAAGGRVSSSAAAPLSVGRDEDGGRYYSTKRGAFHEVFNLPESERPLAVCENGWRCCLINRDRKTPTDYIRNGVLYVTENHLCFESSSSRSGSSKRNKVIKLKDITILQKYKVLSVLPGSGMGISIATPSTLKPMVFGAMIHRDEAFDAINAQYQKINSTAAATSPEP